A region of Bos javanicus breed banteng chromosome 17, ARS-OSU_banteng_1.0, whole genome shotgun sequence DNA encodes the following proteins:
- the MIF gene encoding macrophage migration inhibitory factor: MPMFVVNTNVPRASVPDGLLSELTQQLAQATGKPAQYIAVHVVPDQLMTFGGSSEPCALCSLHSIGKIGGAQNRSYSKLLCGLLTERLRISPDRIYINFCDMNAANVGWNGSTFA, encoded by the exons ATGCCGATGTTCGTGGTGAACACCAACGTGCCCCGCGCCTCCGTGCCGGACGGGCTCCTCTCCGAGCTCACGCAGCAGCTGGCGCAGGCCACGGGCAAGCCGGCACAG TACATCGCGGTGCACGTGGTCCCAGACCAGCTCATGACCTTCGGGGGCTCCAGCGAGCCCTGCGCGCTCTGCAGCCTGCACAGCATCGGCAAGATCGGCGGCGCGCAGAACCGCTCCTACAGCAAGCTGCTGTGCGGCCTGCTGACCGAGCGCCTGCGCATTAGCCCGGACAG GATCTACATCAACTTCTGCGACATGAACGCGGCCAACGTGGGCTGGAACGGCTCCACCTTCGCCTGA